A stretch of Paenibacillus sp. URB8-2 DNA encodes these proteins:
- a CDS encoding IS630 family transposase (programmed frameshift) codes for MAEEHKAAAILEIKAAMKINKDLRMHERYQTILLLLLGESYERISEVTGRTVATLYNYSKAYREQGMQGLQIGRPPGRHRLLTAEQEQQVYEVITNQTPEDQGFPSQMNWTSPLVRKWIEQKWNIRYSDRGTRDLLYRLKLSFTKPTYTLAKADPQKQEEFKEHFQELKKLLAGRIDRILFEDESMIRDYQALSRTWFPKGQQKIIPTYGKHWGAKLIGTLDYESGEVFCVQEEQYTAKEFLSFLERVLEKYEGDRIVMILDNARIHHADLIQPFLKEHQAKLTLVYLPPYSPNLNMIEELWGWLKSSVIHNVFFDSVQKIRKVVQGFIRLINETPAATVERLCLQF; via the exons GTGGCAGAAGAACACAAAGCAGCAGCCATTCTGGAAATCAAAGCCGCGATGAAAATAAACAAAGATTTACGGATGCACGAAAGGTATCAGACGATCCTCCTGCTGTTACTTGGCGAATCCTACGAACGAATTTCCGAAGTGACAGGACGAACGGTTGCGACCTTATATAACTACAGCAAAGCTTACCGAGAGCAAGGGATGCAGGGGCTACAAATCGGACGTCCTCCAGGACGACATCGCTTGTTAACTGCTGAACAAGAGCAACAAGTGTATGAAGTGATAACGAATCAAACGCCCGAGGATCAAGGATTTCCTTCCCAGATGAACTGGACTTCTCCACTCGTTCGGAAATGGATCGAACAAAAGTGGAATATTCGGTATTCGGATCGAGGGACACGAGACCTTTTGTACCGTTTGAAGCTTAGCTTTACGAAGCCGACCTACACACTGGCTAAAGCAGACCCACAGAAACAAGAAGAATTCAAAGAACACTTTCAGGAGTTA AAAAAACTCCTCGCTGGGCGCATCGACCGGATTCTGTTTGAAGATGAGTCCATGATCCGGGATTACCAAGCGCTTTCTCGTACCTGGTTTCCCAAGGGGCAGCAAAAAATCATTCCCACCTACGGCAAGCATTGGGGAGCGAAGCTGATCGGGACGCTGGATTATGAATCCGGCGAAGTGTTTTGCGTACAAGAAGAACAGTATACCGCCAAAGAATTCTTGTCCTTTCTGGAACGCGTCTTGGAAAAGTATGAAGGCGACCGAATCGTGATGATTTTGGACAATGCACGAATTCATCACGCAGACCTCATCCAGCCTTTTTTAAAAGAACATCAAGCCAAACTCACCTTGGTTTATTTGCCTCCGTATAGTCCGAATTTGAACATGATTGAAGAATTGTGGGGCTGGTTAAAATCATCCGTAATTCATAATGTCTTCTTCGACTCGGTACAAAAAATTCGCAAAGTTGTTCAAGGATTTATCCGTTTGATTAATGAAACGCCCGCTGCCACAGTTGAACGCTTATGTCTTCAATTCTAA
- a CDS encoding winged helix-turn-helix transcriptional regulator, with product MARYRIDSAAHQLFERKAYPQVPTKVEYSLSEIGQ from the coding sequence GTGGCGCGATATCGTATAGATTCTGCAGCACATCAATTATTTGAACGTAAGGCATATCCGCAGGTTCCGACCAAAGTAGAATACTCCTTGAGCGAAATCGGACAATAA
- a CDS encoding DUF4077 domain-containing protein: MRALGFVYWKDIFFPHIESNQANAPIIFVLQTTLVLWGVTQIGKRFYHFIDHNKEMQQLLHENSSQLHLISEQNKALTDVTYMMWHFLGMIPLALVVGLIYIKARRLVPIMIVHYIMDVMTVVGVLTLSLQPSP; encoded by the coding sequence ATGCGGGCGCTCGGGTTTGTATACTGGAAAGATATCTTTTTTCCGCATATCGAAAGCAATCAGGCCAATGCCCCGATCATATTCGTGCTGCAAACGACCCTTGTTCTATGGGGGGTCACGCAAATCGGCAAACGCTTCTATCACTTCATCGACCACAATAAAGAAATGCAGCAGCTGCTGCATGAGAATAGCAGCCAGCTTCATCTGATATCCGAGCAGAACAAGGCGCTTACGGATGTAACCTATATGATGTGGCATTTCCTTGGAATGATTCCGCTTGCGCTCGTTGTAGGCCTGATTTACATTAAGGCAAGAAGGCTTGTTCCCATCATGATCGTCCATTATATTATGGATGTAATGACTGTTGTAGGAGTGTTGACGCTTTCTTTGCAACCATCACCTTAG
- a CDS encoding GyrI-like domain-containing protein: protein MTIENQVQIIDLPEMHFVGLYLTSPFKDHDPVRVEEMKREFNNRKGEIEHVIHPERYYCPSYSSEVLFTYLICMEVESLSNIPKGMIGFTIPPHRYAKVKSKEDPYQCIHDHLNRNGLHNDRRALALEIYPIDHPVWPDEAEVYIPLSEGQPEKGE from the coding sequence ATGACTATAGAAAATCAAGTTCAGATTATTGATTTGCCGGAAATGCATTTCGTAGGCTTGTATCTCACTTCTCCGTTTAAGGACCACGACCCGGTTAGAGTGGAAGAGATGAAACGGGAATTTAATAACCGGAAAGGCGAAATCGAACACGTCATTCATCCGGAACGATATTACTGCCCGAGTTATTCATCCGAGGTTCTGTTCACTTACTTGATCTGTATGGAAGTCGAATCTCTTTCAAACATACCCAAAGGCATGATAGGGTTTACCATTCCTCCTCACCGCTACGCAAAAGTAAAATCCAAAGAGGACCCCTATCAATGCATTCACGACCATTTGAACAGAAACGGACTGCACAATGACCGGCGTGCCCTCGCTTTGGAAATCTACCCGATTGATCATCCGGTGTGGCCGGACGAAGCCGAGGTCTATATTCCATTAAGTGAGGGCCAACCCGAGAAAGGAGAATGA
- a CDS encoding iron chaperone, with protein sequence MKEQITYGSIDEYISTCTPEVQDILQTLRKVIQESAPDAKEKISYQMPTFDLHGNLVHFAAFKKHIGFYPAPSGIEAFKEELKEYHKSKGTLQFPIDQPLPYDLISRIVKYRVASNMEKAEAKSKKKK encoded by the coding sequence ATGAAAGAACAAATCACTTACGGCTCGATCGATGAGTATATTTCAACCTGTACTCCTGAGGTTCAGGACATTCTGCAAACGTTAAGGAAAGTGATCCAAGAGTCGGCGCCGGACGCGAAGGAAAAGATCAGCTACCAGATGCCTACATTCGACCTCCATGGCAATCTTGTGCATTTTGCGGCGTTCAAAAAGCACATCGGTTTCTATCCGGCCCCGAGCGGAATCGAAGCGTTCAAGGAAGAATTAAAGGAATACCACAAGTCGAAGGGAACCTTGCAATTCCCGATTGATCAGCCGCTGCCCTATGACCTCATAAGCCGAATCGTGAAATACAGAGTTGCAAGCAACATGGAAAAAGCAGAAGCCAAATCGAAAAAGAAAAAATAA
- a CDS encoding M48 family metallopeptidase — protein sequence MKIEFENHIIEFNVQYGNRKKLSLHIDLLGLITVKVPKDTSEEMIKSAVGRHAKLILEKLHILAKARETPKPREYQDEGKFLYLGKEYFLHELIETRGLNEEELKKNLKKFYFSSCKKIVGERINGYQIQLRVKPKTVEVVESRTKWGSCSSDKKITFNYRLAMAPMEVIDYVIIHELCHLIHMNHDRSFWRRVGSIMPDYKEKQEFLTRYGHAMTL from the coding sequence ATGAAAATTGAATTTGAAAATCATATAATAGAGTTTAATGTTCAATATGGAAACAGAAAGAAGCTCTCCCTTCATATAGATTTGTTAGGTCTCATAACTGTTAAAGTCCCCAAAGATACAAGTGAAGAGATGATTAAAAGTGCTGTGGGACGTCATGCTAAATTAATATTGGAGAAATTGCATATCCTTGCGAAGGCTCGGGAAACCCCTAAGCCCAGAGAGTATCAAGATGAAGGGAAGTTCCTGTATCTTGGGAAAGAGTATTTTCTGCATGAGTTAATAGAGACCAGAGGGTTAAATGAAGAAGAGCTTAAAAAAAATCTCAAGAAGTTCTATTTCTCAAGCTGTAAGAAGATCGTAGGAGAACGGATAAATGGTTATCAAATACAACTGAGAGTAAAGCCCAAGACCGTTGAGGTGGTAGAGTCCAGGACCAAGTGGGGCAGCTGCAGTTCGGATAAAAAAATAACCTTTAATTATCGTCTGGCAATGGCTCCAATGGAAGTTATAGATTATGTAATCATCCATGAACTATGTCATCTTATTCACATGAATCATGATAGATCATTTTGGAGACGTGTTGGAAGTATTATGCCGGATTATAAAGAAAAGCAGGAGTTTCTAACAAGGTATGGGCATGCTATGACGCTTTAA
- a CDS encoding GNAT family N-acetyltransferase yields MSIRYELISEDNISCIKDLCNELMAYQQSKAHIRPELFDSMCFETRMIPSVQSAKANFILVAKDGNEMVGYVYSNISPKETYSNEFATFFDLDSVKNEDVGCLSQFYLKECYRNTGIGTVLFERSMDWLDSFESIGDRFIFVSNGNDSALKFYLGKGFKVSHQILDGFITVLRNT; encoded by the coding sequence ATGAGTATCCGATATGAATTGATTTCTGAAGATAATATCAGCTGCATTAAAGACTTGTGTAATGAATTAATGGCTTACCAACAATCTAAAGCGCATATCCGTCCCGAATTGTTTGACAGCATGTGCTTTGAAACGAGAATGATTCCATCCGTCCAGAGTGCCAAAGCCAACTTTATATTGGTGGCTAAAGACGGGAATGAAATGGTAGGATATGTGTACAGCAATATTTCACCAAAAGAGACTTATTCTAATGAATTTGCGACCTTTTTTGACCTGGATTCTGTAAAAAATGAGGATGTAGGTTGTCTTTCGCAGTTTTATTTAAAAGAGTGCTACCGGAATACGGGCATTGGCACCGTTTTGTTCGAAAGGTCCATGGATTGGTTGGATTCATTTGAGTCCATCGGCGACCGGTTTATCTTCGTCTCCAACGGGAATGATTCTGCGCTGAAGTTTTATCTGGGCAAAGGATTCAAAGTAAGTCACCAAATACTGGACGGGTTCATAACCGTGTTAAGGAATACATAA
- a CDS encoding zinc ribbon domain-containing protein: MDKQYKNCQSCGMPLSRDEQQGGTETNGDKSKKYCSHCYQNGEFTLPDLTAEQMKDRVKQKMVEMGFPKFLTGLFTGNIHKLERWRRS, encoded by the coding sequence ATGGATAAACAATATAAAAATTGTCAAAGCTGCGGCATGCCGCTATCTCGCGACGAGCAGCAGGGCGGTACGGAAACAAACGGCGACAAAAGCAAAAAATATTGCAGCCACTGTTACCAGAATGGCGAGTTTACGCTGCCTGACCTGACGGCGGAACAAATGAAGGATAGAGTCAAGCAGAAGATGGTGGAGATGGGCTTTCCGAAATTTCTGACAGGCCTCTTTACCGGAAACATTCATAAGCTCGAACGATGGCGGCGGTCTTGA
- a CDS encoding DUF6544 family protein, which produces MNMPLQLLTTFAILTVFVIALVTVIKAGRLRFNQNAKKQARQLLGASPNKSTEIIRQGDLAVLPLPVQRWLENSQIVGKEKITSVRLKQTGRMRTKEGGRWMPAKAVQYFRADEPGFVWQADVQMALLLHLSGLDHYREGKGKMSIKLLSLFPVVDAQGPEMDISTLLRYLAEMPWFPTAALNSYITWEPIDENSARATMTCQGVGASGVFTVNEKGDLTSFTAKRYKEVDGQYILSDWGGVNREFKEFNGIRIPSRSDIIWKEKTGDFTWFQCEITEIEYNKPELF; this is translated from the coding sequence ATGAACATGCCTCTGCAGTTATTAACAACGTTTGCGATTCTCACAGTTTTTGTTATCGCGCTTGTCACCGTTATAAAGGCAGGCCGCCTGAGATTTAATCAAAATGCCAAGAAGCAAGCAAGACAATTGCTCGGCGCAAGTCCCAACAAATCAACCGAAATCATTCGGCAGGGAGACTTGGCGGTTCTGCCTCTTCCCGTACAAAGATGGCTGGAGAACTCCCAGATTGTCGGAAAAGAAAAAATCACATCCGTTCGCTTGAAACAAACCGGGCGGATGCGAACAAAAGAAGGCGGGCGATGGATGCCGGCCAAGGCCGTGCAATATTTCAGAGCGGACGAACCCGGATTCGTCTGGCAAGCCGATGTTCAAATGGCCCTTCTGCTACATCTGTCCGGACTGGATCACTACCGGGAAGGCAAAGGCAAAATGAGCATAAAGCTTCTGTCTTTATTTCCGGTCGTAGATGCACAGGGTCCTGAAATGGACATTAGCACACTGCTCCGATATCTGGCCGAGATGCCCTGGTTTCCGACTGCGGCTTTAAATTCATATATCACATGGGAGCCGATTGACGAAAACTCCGCACGGGCTACCATGACCTGCCAGGGAGTAGGCGCCTCCGGGGTGTTCACTGTCAATGAGAAGGGGGATCTAACCAGCTTTACCGCCAAAAGATACAAGGAAGTAGACGGGCAGTATATTTTGAGCGATTGGGGCGGAGTTAATAGAGAGTTTAAAGAGTTTAACGGAATACGGATTCCTTCAAGGTCGGATATCATTTGGAAGGAAAAGACCGGAGATTTCACCTGGTTTCAGTGCGAGATTACGGAAATCGAGTACAATAAACCGGAACTATTCTAA
- a CDS encoding acyltransferase family protein codes for MLRSLTTFRFIAALMVFLFHQNLFSGYQLGSAGVSFFFILSGFILTYNYQDKLGEHSGNTIRAFYVARLARIYPVHLLTFLISFPLVVLTFHPNGLYMIKLAFMSGINLQKGADNRKGSSSKRSFSIVNIRETAS; via the coding sequence ATGTTACGATCACTCACTACATTTCGGTTCATCGCCGCATTAATGGTATTCCTGTTTCACCAGAATTTGTTCTCCGGTTATCAGCTTGGCTCAGCCGGCGTCTCCTTTTTCTTCATTTTATCCGGCTTTATATTAACCTACAATTATCAGGACAAGCTAGGTGAGCATAGCGGCAACACGATTAGAGCTTTCTATGTCGCCAGATTGGCAAGAATCTATCCGGTTCATTTGCTAACATTCCTGATTTCGTTTCCTCTGGTGGTGTTAACCTTTCATCCGAACGGCCTGTACATGATTAAACTTGCGTTTATGTCAGGTATCAATTTGCAAAAAGGAGCCGACAACCGAAAAGGTTCTTCATCAAAACGGAGCTTCAGCATAGTCAACATCCGTGAGACAGCTTCATAA